The following proteins come from a genomic window of Brevibacillus antibioticus:
- the accA gene encoding acetyl-CoA carboxylase carboxyl transferase subunit alpha, whose product MAGELSFEKPLVELQDKIKELRRFTEEKGIDFSDEIQRLEQKSKELAVQIYGNLTPWQRVQLARHPERPTTLDYIQLLFTDFIEVHGDRLFGDDHSIVGGIANLDGRPVTVIGHQKGKDTKDNIKRNFGMAHPEGYRKALRIMQQADKFGRPIICFINTSGAYPGKAAEERGQSEAIARNLREMATFGVPIICIVIGEGGSGGALAISVGNRIYMLENSYYSVIAPESAAAILWRDSSLGMRAAETMKITAPDLLELGVIDGIIDEPFGGAHRDLIAQAGMVKAVITEQLEQLGRLTPDELIQDRYEKFKQIGEFASL is encoded by the coding sequence ATGGCAGGCGAGCTCTCCTTTGAAAAGCCATTAGTAGAATTACAAGATAAGATTAAGGAATTGCGCCGTTTTACTGAGGAAAAGGGAATTGACTTCTCTGACGAAATACAGCGTCTCGAACAAAAATCAAAAGAGCTTGCTGTGCAAATTTACGGCAATTTGACTCCATGGCAACGCGTACAGCTGGCTCGTCATCCGGAACGGCCAACGACTTTGGACTATATACAACTACTTTTTACCGATTTTATCGAGGTTCATGGAGACCGTTTGTTCGGAGATGACCATTCGATTGTGGGTGGAATTGCCAATCTGGATGGACGTCCGGTTACGGTCATCGGTCACCAAAAAGGGAAAGACACTAAAGACAACATCAAGCGTAATTTCGGGATGGCTCATCCGGAAGGCTACCGGAAGGCATTGCGCATTATGCAGCAGGCGGATAAATTCGGTCGCCCGATCATCTGCTTTATCAATACATCAGGTGCATATCCTGGAAAAGCGGCAGAAGAGCGCGGCCAGAGTGAAGCGATTGCCCGCAATCTGCGTGAAATGGCGACATTTGGCGTGCCGATTATTTGTATCGTTATCGGGGAAGGCGGAAGCGGCGGAGCCTTGGCGATCAGCGTAGGTAATCGAATCTATATGTTGGAGAATTCCTATTACTCCGTGATTGCACCGGAGAGCGCCGCCGCGATCCTCTGGAGAGATTCCAGCTTGGGGATGCGTGCAGCGGAGACGATGAAAATTACGGCGCCTGATTTGTTGGAACTAGGAGTCATTGATGGAATTATTGATGAACCATTCGGCGGAGCCCATCGTGATTTGATCGCGCAGGCAGGGATGGTCAAGGCGGTCATTACGGAACAACTAGAACAGTTGGGCCGTTTAACTCCAGATGAATTGATACAGGACCGTTACGAGAAGTTTAAACAGATCGGAGAATTCGCCTCCCTGTAA
- a CDS encoding glutamate decarboxylase, translating to MWTVIYIAPSARIAERIQERLTDEGFLVKVREGKVSKQYEILVPESELNEVRDVLGTILH from the coding sequence ATGTGGACGGTCATCTACATCGCTCCTAGCGCTAGAATTGCAGAACGGATACAGGAACGTTTGACAGATGAAGGGTTTTTGGTAAAGGTTCGCGAAGGTAAGGTCTCCAAGCAATACGAGATTCTCGTGCCGGAGAGCGAACTAAATGAAGTCCGGGATGTACTCGGCACGATCCTTCACTGA
- a CDS encoding DNA polymerase III subunit alpha, with translation MTSFVHLHVHTEYSLLDGAARIDALVKRAHELGMHALAMTDHANLYGAIPFYKACLEAGIQPIIGMELYVIEGNLQDRVRNAPPPSHLIVLAENETGYRNLLKLATIANTDGNYILPRLNKEVLAKHTDGLLALSGCQQGEVAKLLLAGEADAAKEAALAYQRMFGEQHFYLELADHGLEVERRLNTRLVKLSQETGIPLIATNNVHYIHREDHQQHDILLAIKEGKTIGEENRFRYETDQYYLKSAEEMAGLFAFAPQALANTVAVADRCKLDLTFGTHILPEFPLAEGQDSTQYLRELCEKGCLERYGEITPEAQARLDHELAIITGTGFTDYFLIVWDFMRYAHENGIPTGPGRGSAAGSLVAYVLKITNVDPLRFQLLFERFLNPERVTMPDIDIDFSVERRDEVIHYVASKYGHERVAQIITFGTMAARAAVRDVGRALGLSLGIVDRVAKMIPQSPGMTIERAMQINPDIGKLCTENKQAAQLIETARGVEGLPRHASTHAAGVVISREPLTNYVPLQTGNEGLALTQYPMEILEEVGLLKMDFLGLRNLTIIQETLRHLQEQGITLELDKLPTEDEKTFRMLSRGETTGIFQLESSGMRNVLRDLKPSSLDDIIAVLALYRPGPMEIIPQYIAAKYGTSKVQYAHPVLEPILRETHGFMIYQEQIMQISSTLAGFSLGEADILRRAVGKKKRELLAEQREKFVAGCVRQGYGEELGNQVYDLIVRFADYGFNKAHSVAYAVIAYQMAYLKATYPLAFMAALLSLSIGSQTRIAEYTEEARRLQLTVLGPDVNKSLAYFTVEQDAIRFGLAAVKNVGYGAIESIVKERKGRPYRDVFDFCARVDARLVNRRVVESLTLCGALDSLPGHRSQLLLLLDEAVGKANSKRIERDANQLNLFAGEEDAAPLREPAEYPEIPPLSHTQQLKEERDLIGVYISGHPLDQFAHVASRPEVAVISSLGDVPHDKTVKVFGMITEAKHIQTKKGDPMAFITLEDKTAPVELVVFPQVYAKYAPLLEREQIVVAEARVDHQDDMVKLMASRFWDAQALPQPKSETVLFVKISAEQEHDSTLQKLSRLFVEKKGKIPVILFYEGKRQTIRLPEANWVDVDESFLEQAREIVGPDSVIRKEMPINWGG, from the coding sequence ATGACCTCCTTTGTCCATTTGCATGTTCATACGGAGTACAGTCTGCTGGATGGAGCAGCACGTATCGATGCGCTAGTGAAGCGAGCCCACGAATTAGGCATGCATGCACTGGCGATGACAGACCATGCCAATCTGTACGGGGCGATCCCGTTTTATAAAGCTTGTCTGGAAGCAGGTATCCAACCGATTATCGGGATGGAACTATACGTAATAGAAGGAAATCTGCAAGATCGCGTGCGAAATGCACCGCCGCCTAGTCATCTGATCGTTCTCGCTGAAAACGAAACGGGCTACCGGAATCTCCTAAAGCTGGCGACAATTGCGAATACAGACGGCAACTACATTCTTCCGCGACTCAACAAAGAGGTGTTGGCAAAGCATACAGACGGCCTCCTGGCACTGAGCGGCTGCCAGCAAGGGGAAGTAGCCAAGCTGTTACTGGCTGGAGAAGCGGACGCTGCGAAAGAGGCAGCCCTCGCGTATCAGCGAATGTTTGGTGAGCAGCATTTTTACTTGGAGCTGGCTGATCACGGACTGGAAGTGGAGCGCAGGCTGAATACTCGTCTCGTGAAACTAAGCCAGGAGACGGGGATTCCGCTGATTGCGACGAACAACGTTCACTACATCCACAGGGAGGATCACCAGCAGCATGATATCTTGCTGGCGATCAAAGAAGGCAAGACGATTGGCGAAGAAAACCGTTTTCGCTACGAGACGGATCAATACTATTTGAAAAGTGCCGAAGAAATGGCGGGGCTCTTTGCCTTTGCTCCCCAGGCGTTAGCGAATACGGTAGCTGTTGCAGACAGGTGCAAGCTGGACCTTACCTTTGGCACGCATATTTTGCCGGAATTTCCCTTGGCAGAGGGACAAGATTCGACGCAGTATTTGCGTGAGCTGTGTGAAAAGGGCTGCCTGGAGCGATACGGCGAGATTACGCCAGAGGCACAAGCGCGTCTGGATCACGAGCTGGCAATCATTACTGGAACGGGCTTCACCGATTACTTCCTGATTGTTTGGGATTTCATGCGGTACGCTCACGAAAACGGGATACCGACTGGACCTGGACGCGGATCTGCGGCAGGTAGCCTCGTCGCGTATGTTTTGAAAATCACGAATGTCGATCCACTTCGCTTTCAGTTGCTCTTTGAACGCTTTCTCAACCCGGAGCGGGTGACGATGCCCGATATTGATATTGATTTTTCCGTAGAGCGCCGTGACGAAGTCATTCATTATGTAGCGAGTAAGTACGGGCATGAGCGTGTCGCCCAGATCATTACCTTTGGAACGATGGCAGCTCGTGCAGCAGTGCGTGACGTTGGACGGGCGTTAGGCTTGTCTTTGGGTATCGTGGATCGCGTGGCCAAAATGATTCCGCAATCGCCAGGCATGACGATTGAACGAGCTATGCAGATCAACCCGGATATCGGCAAGTTGTGCACGGAAAACAAACAGGCAGCGCAACTGATCGAAACAGCAAGGGGCGTAGAAGGCTTGCCGCGCCACGCCTCTACGCATGCGGCTGGTGTCGTCATTTCGCGTGAACCGCTGACGAATTACGTTCCATTACAGACGGGTAATGAAGGCTTAGCGCTTACTCAATATCCGATGGAAATTCTCGAAGAAGTCGGTCTGTTGAAGATGGACTTCCTCGGCTTGCGCAATTTGACCATTATTCAGGAGACGTTGCGTCATTTGCAGGAGCAGGGAATAACGCTTGAACTGGATAAGCTCCCGACAGAAGATGAGAAAACGTTTCGCATGCTCTCCCGTGGGGAGACAACCGGTATTTTCCAACTGGAATCTTCGGGGATGCGCAATGTACTACGAGATTTAAAGCCGAGCAGCCTTGATGACATCATTGCGGTTCTGGCATTGTATCGCCCGGGGCCGATGGAGATCATTCCGCAGTACATCGCCGCCAAATACGGGACTAGCAAAGTACAGTACGCCCATCCTGTTCTCGAGCCGATTTTGCGGGAGACGCACGGTTTTATGATTTATCAGGAGCAAATCATGCAGATTTCCTCAACACTGGCAGGCTTCAGCCTTGGTGAGGCAGATATTTTGCGCCGAGCGGTCGGGAAAAAGAAGCGGGAGCTATTGGCGGAGCAGCGGGAGAAGTTCGTGGCTGGTTGTGTCCGGCAAGGGTACGGAGAAGAGCTGGGTAATCAAGTCTACGATTTGATCGTACGCTTTGCCGATTACGGCTTCAACAAAGCCCACTCGGTTGCTTATGCGGTCATTGCCTATCAGATGGCTTATTTGAAAGCAACTTATCCGCTTGCGTTCATGGCAGCGCTGCTCTCCTTGTCCATTGGCAGTCAAACGAGAATTGCCGAGTACACGGAAGAAGCGCGGCGGCTGCAGCTTACCGTGCTCGGGCCTGACGTGAATAAGAGCCTGGCCTACTTTACAGTGGAGCAGGATGCGATTCGCTTCGGTCTTGCCGCAGTGAAAAATGTGGGCTACGGTGCCATTGAATCGATCGTGAAAGAGCGCAAAGGCAGACCGTATCGTGACGTCTTTGATTTTTGTGCCCGCGTGGATGCGCGGTTAGTCAATCGCAGAGTAGTAGAGTCGCTCACTTTATGCGGCGCGCTGGACTCGTTACCAGGACATCGCAGTCAGCTTTTGCTATTGCTGGATGAAGCGGTAGGGAAGGCAAACAGCAAGAGAATCGAGCGAGACGCCAACCAGCTCAATCTATTTGCGGGAGAAGAAGATGCGGCACCTTTGCGCGAACCGGCAGAATATCCCGAGATCCCGCCCCTCTCACATACACAGCAATTAAAAGAGGAGCGGGATTTGATCGGGGTATACATCTCCGGTCATCCACTTGACCAATTTGCCCATGTCGCGAGTCGCCCGGAAGTAGCGGTTATCTCTTCATTGGGGGATGTGCCGCACGACAAAACGGTAAAAGTATTCGGAATGATAACCGAAGCCAAACACATCCAAACGAAAAAAGGGGACCCGATGGCATTTATTACACTAGAGGACAAAACAGCACCAGTAGAGCTGGTCGTCTTCCCCCAGGTGTATGCGAAGTATGCGCCACTGCTCGAGCGCGAACAAATCGTCGTGGCAGAAGCCCGAGTCGATCATCAGGACGACATGGTCAAGCTCATGGCTTCTCGTTTCTGGGATGCGCAAGCGCTGCCACAGCCGAAGTCCGAGACCGTATTATTTGTCAAAATATCGGCAGAGCAAGAGCACGATTCGACGCTGCAAAAACTTTCACGCTTGTTTGTCGAAAAAAAGGGAAAGATTCCCGTTATCCTCTTCTACGAAGGAAAAAGACAGACAATTCGCCTGCCAGAAGCAAATTGGGTAGATGTAGATGAGTCATTTTTGGAGCAAGCGCGAGAAATTGTGGGGCCTGACAGCGTAATTCGGAAAGAAATGCCTATAAATTGGGGAGGATGA
- a CDS encoding FadR/GntR family transcriptional regulator → MLDSSQDRKVYEGILLQLHEIIQEQNLRPGDKLPSERELSEQLGAGRSSVREALRALELLGLIETRRGEGTFLKHYRHNRLIDILGFFILRDTKTKKDLIEMRRMLELDAVRLACRRATDKHFDEMERILAIAEERVARGEVPAEEDYQFHRVICRSSRNSILHRIWTPLVEYSNSIRIESLSRQGRASAAVVEHRQIMEAIREGDVNVALERMKQHLENSKL, encoded by the coding sequence GTGCTCGACTCTTCCCAAGATCGAAAGGTTTACGAAGGAATTCTCCTGCAACTTCACGAAATCATTCAGGAGCAAAACTTGCGGCCAGGGGACAAGCTGCCGTCTGAGCGAGAGCTGTCCGAGCAACTGGGAGCAGGACGTTCCTCAGTACGCGAGGCTCTTCGGGCTCTGGAACTGCTCGGACTCATTGAGACGCGCCGAGGGGAAGGTACCTTCCTCAAGCATTACCGGCACAATCGGCTGATCGATATTCTTGGCTTTTTTATCTTACGGGATACGAAAACCAAGAAGGACTTGATCGAAATGCGACGAATGCTAGAGCTGGATGCTGTCCGCCTAGCCTGTAGACGGGCGACTGACAAGCATTTTGATGAAATGGAACGCATCCTGGCCATTGCAGAGGAAAGAGTAGCAAGAGGCGAGGTACCTGCGGAGGAAGACTATCAGTTTCATCGTGTCATATGTCGCTCCAGCCGTAACTCGATTCTGCATCGCATCTGGACGCCTTTGGTTGAGTACAGCAACAGTATCCGTATTGAATCACTGTCGCGCCAAGGTAGAGCGAGTGCAGCAGTCGTAGAGCACCGACAGATTATGGAAGCCATTCGCGAAGGCGATGTGAACGTGGCATTAGAGAGAATGAAGCAGCATTTGGAGAACAGCAAGCTATAG
- a CDS encoding NAD(P)-dependent malic enzyme: MSNLREEALELHRKHQGKLEAVTKVPVRNAYDLSLAYSPGVAEPCKDIFDDKSKVYDYTMKGNLVAVVSDGTAVLGLGNIGPEAAMPVMEGKAVLFKSFAGVDAFPICLNTTDVDKIVETVKLLEPTFGGVNLEDIAAPACFEIEERLKRETNIPIFHDDQHGTAIVTAAGLINALRVVDKKLEDIRVVANGAGAAGIAIMKLLISMGVKEVIMVDTKGIVYEGRPFGMNPVKEQMAKITNRSMLQGELADAMKGADVFVGVSVAGAVTQDMVRSMNRDPIIFAMANPVPEIMPQEAKEAGAAVIGTGRSDFPNQVNNVLAFPGIFRGALDVRATEINEEMKMAAVYAIADLITPEELNADKVIPSAFDPRVAPNVAAAVAKAAMETGVARITVDPEEVKQKTTKLTAISYQEA, encoded by the coding sequence ATGTCCAACCTGAGAGAGGAAGCACTGGAGCTTCACAGAAAACATCAAGGAAAATTGGAGGCAGTGACCAAGGTACCCGTTCGCAATGCTTACGACCTGAGTCTTGCCTATTCTCCAGGGGTTGCTGAACCTTGCAAAGATATTTTTGATGACAAGTCCAAAGTGTACGATTACACGATGAAAGGCAATCTGGTTGCAGTAGTCAGCGACGGGACGGCTGTATTGGGTCTTGGAAATATCGGGCCAGAAGCAGCAATGCCGGTAATGGAAGGGAAAGCGGTTCTGTTCAAATCCTTCGCAGGCGTAGATGCATTCCCGATCTGCTTGAATACGACAGATGTAGATAAAATCGTAGAGACAGTAAAACTGCTCGAGCCAACTTTTGGTGGCGTGAACTTGGAAGATATCGCAGCTCCTGCATGCTTCGAAATCGAAGAGCGTCTGAAGCGCGAAACAAACATCCCGATTTTTCACGATGACCAACACGGTACAGCAATCGTTACAGCAGCAGGTCTGATCAATGCTCTGCGCGTGGTTGACAAAAAGCTGGAAGATATCCGCGTAGTAGCGAACGGTGCAGGTGCAGCTGGTATCGCGATCATGAAGCTTTTGATTTCCATGGGTGTGAAAGAAGTAATCATGGTTGATACAAAAGGAATCGTATACGAAGGCCGTCCATTCGGTATGAATCCAGTGAAGGAACAAATGGCAAAAATTACAAACCGCAGCATGCTGCAAGGTGAACTGGCTGATGCAATGAAGGGCGCTGACGTATTCGTCGGTGTATCCGTAGCTGGCGCTGTTACACAGGACATGGTTCGTTCGATGAACCGCGATCCGATCATTTTCGCTATGGCAAACCCAGTACCAGAAATCATGCCGCAAGAAGCAAAAGAAGCAGGTGCGGCAGTAATCGGTACAGGCCGTTCCGACTTCCCGAACCAAGTAAACAACGTACTGGCATTCCCGGGAATCTTCCGTGGCGCTTTGGATGTACGTGCAACGGAGATCAACGAAGAAATGAAGATGGCTGCTGTATATGCAATCGCAGACCTGATCACGCCAGAAGAGCTAAATGCGGATAAAGTGATCCCTTCTGCCTTCGATCCACGTGTAGCGCCAAACGTAGCTGCGGCAGTAGCAAAAGCAGCGATGGAAACGGGTGTTGCTCGCATTACAGTTGATCCGGAAGAAGTAAAACAAAAGACAACGAAATTGACAGCTATCTCTTACCAAGAAGCGTAA
- a CDS encoding metalloregulator ArsR/SmtB family transcription factor, which yields MQLDQLVTFYKALGDPTRVRILAILANGPLHGQALAGKLGVTPPTITHHMAKLRDAGVVYERRDKNTIYFYLHDANVKRQSQAIVNVMEKARDTSVEELFAEDTLHVQRRHQMAAEKMQVIRSFITPDGKLKQIPSQRKKKLIVFEYMVRGLEKGRKYKEPEINEYIRQFHEDYATIRREFIMNHYMYREEGIYELNPEEMWAKAEEL from the coding sequence TTGCAACTAGATCAACTCGTCACCTTTTACAAGGCACTCGGAGACCCCACGCGCGTGCGTATTCTCGCGATTTTGGCAAATGGTCCACTGCATGGACAGGCGTTGGCAGGCAAGCTCGGCGTGACACCTCCGACCATCACACATCATATGGCAAAGCTTCGAGATGCAGGGGTCGTTTACGAGCGTCGTGATAAAAACACCATCTATTTCTATTTGCATGATGCAAATGTAAAACGACAGTCGCAGGCAATCGTGAATGTCATGGAAAAAGCAAGGGATACGTCAGTAGAGGAGTTATTTGCAGAAGACACCTTACATGTTCAGAGGAGGCACCAGATGGCAGCCGAAAAAATGCAGGTTATTCGCAGCTTCATTACTCCAGATGGCAAGCTGAAACAAATCCCGTCCCAGCGTAAGAAAAAGCTGATCGTCTTTGAATACATGGTGCGCGGTTTAGAAAAAGGGCGCAAGTACAAAGAACCGGAGATCAACGAGTATATCCGTCAGTTCCATGAGGATTACGCTACGATTCGCCGGGAATTCATTATGAATCATTATATGTATCGAGAAGAGGGGATCTACGAGCTGAACCCAGAGGAAATGTGGGCAAAAGCCGAGGAACTGTAA
- the accD gene encoding acetyl-CoA carboxylase, carboxyltransferase subunit beta, producing the protein MLKDLFGKKRKFATVPSETLARVPASTDTSKEAGTREKEVPEGLMNKCPHCGTIHYSKDLEKNLRVCKGCQFHYSMSAPERLQALLDDGVLTEEFDANLITANPLGFPGYLEKLEKDMANTNMNEAIITGEGLLSGNRIVIGVMDSRFRMASMGSVVGEKITRAIEQAIERRLPFILFSASGGARMQEGVLSLMQMAKTSAALSRLDRERLLFVSVMTNPTYGGVSASFSSLGDYNIAEPGAMIGFAGRRVIEQTIRQELPKDFQTAEFLLKNGQLDMVVHRKDMRNTLSKLVEMHTSREGVETWQASSPLKSH; encoded by the coding sequence GTGCTTAAAGATCTTTTTGGGAAAAAGCGCAAATTCGCTACAGTTCCTTCAGAGACACTAGCACGTGTCCCTGCTTCCACCGATACTAGCAAGGAAGCGGGTACGAGAGAAAAGGAAGTCCCTGAGGGATTAATGAATAAATGCCCACATTGTGGGACGATTCACTACTCGAAGGATTTGGAGAAGAACTTGCGCGTCTGCAAAGGCTGTCAGTTCCACTACTCCATGTCCGCTCCAGAGCGTCTGCAAGCGCTTTTGGATGATGGGGTTCTGACAGAAGAGTTTGATGCCAATTTGATTACAGCCAATCCACTCGGTTTTCCTGGCTATTTGGAAAAACTGGAGAAAGATATGGCCAACACCAATATGAACGAGGCGATCATTACAGGAGAAGGTCTTCTGAGTGGAAACCGCATCGTGATTGGGGTCATGGATTCCCGTTTCCGTATGGCGAGTATGGGTTCGGTCGTCGGGGAAAAAATCACGCGCGCAATTGAGCAAGCGATCGAACGGCGTTTGCCTTTCATTCTGTTCAGTGCATCTGGTGGAGCACGTATGCAAGAAGGCGTATTGAGCCTGATGCAAATGGCGAAAACCAGCGCAGCGTTGTCTCGATTGGATCGCGAACGCTTGCTGTTTGTCTCAGTCATGACGAATCCTACATATGGTGGCGTATCAGCCAGCTTTTCTTCGTTGGGAGATTACAATATCGCAGAACCAGGAGCTATGATCGGTTTTGCTGGGCGTCGAGTCATTGAGCAAACGATCCGTCAGGAGTTGCCAAAAGACTTCCAAACAGCGGAATTCTTGTTAAAAAACGGGCAACTCGATATGGTGGTACACCGTAAGGATATGCGAAATACGCTGTCCAAACTGGTAGAGATGCACACGTCTCGGGAAGGAGTAGAAACATGGCAGGCGAGCTCTCCTTTGAAAAGCCATTAG
- a CDS encoding AraC family transcriptional regulator yields the protein MMSQITKPLSLKIVNSAITIYQIEAGGSDELHQHDSCFQISMLLQGNPLVQCEQQFRKLAGRQRLVASPGCQHRHFSEAEAMRLMLFFLSPSLLESVYADKMEAVSGPIEFVPWSEDETDDFQRIAETVCTQMITQQMEKLALEQLEWELASLLLTVQEGSHTQKWRGKHLAAYPAIPVSIHPVLKRVTDLIQDDITVDCSLDTLAGVAGISKFHLIRLFREQIGRTPAQYVTDQRVTRAAWLLRHSKLAVTAIAFEAGFGSVSTFERAFRKKYSVSPLHYRNSM from the coding sequence ATGATGAGCCAGATTACCAAGCCGTTATCCTTGAAGATTGTGAACAGCGCTATTACCATCTATCAGATAGAGGCAGGCGGTTCTGATGAGCTACATCAGCATGATAGTTGTTTTCAAATCAGCATGTTGCTTCAGGGCAATCCGCTGGTCCAATGTGAACAGCAATTTCGCAAGTTGGCAGGACGTCAGCGTCTGGTTGCATCCCCTGGGTGTCAGCACCGTCATTTTTCTGAAGCTGAGGCTATGCGGTTGATGCTCTTCTTTCTCAGCCCAAGCCTTCTGGAGAGCGTCTATGCTGACAAAATGGAAGCTGTTAGTGGACCGATTGAATTTGTCCCATGGTCGGAGGATGAAACGGATGATTTTCAAAGAATCGCGGAAACAGTCTGTACACAAATGATTACACAGCAGATGGAAAAGCTTGCGCTTGAACAGCTAGAATGGGAGTTGGCCAGCCTGCTGTTAACCGTGCAGGAAGGATCACACACGCAAAAATGGCGGGGCAAGCATCTAGCCGCTTATCCCGCCATCCCTGTATCGATTCATCCTGTCCTGAAAAGGGTGACTGATTTGATCCAGGATGATATAACCGTAGATTGTTCACTGGATACACTGGCGGGGGTTGCGGGTATCAGCAAATTTCATCTGATTCGTCTATTCCGTGAGCAGATTGGTCGCACCCCTGCGCAATATGTGACAGATCAGCGTGTAACCCGGGCGGCCTGGTTGCTCCGACACAGTAAGCTCGCCGTTACGGCCATCGCCTTTGAAGCGGGCTTTGGCAGTGTAAGCACATTTGAGAGGGCATTTAGAAAAAAATATAGCGTAAGTCCGCTCCATTACCGCAATAGCATGTAA
- a CDS encoding YtpI family protein: protein MWSAFYMTGVLASLVASVYYSIHARRRGIHPLESRMLLGKMNVSLGILVSLFGIHQFTFDSLDTLRIVVALIMLIVGAMNLFLGTRNYFRYRTAWQAELKKGI from the coding sequence ATGTGGTCTGCCTTTTACATGACCGGTGTTCTCGCCTCCCTAGTAGCCAGTGTCTACTATAGTATCCATGCGCGCAGACGAGGCATCCATCCACTTGAATCGCGTATGTTGCTAGGGAAAATGAATGTGTCATTGGGGATACTCGTCTCTTTGTTCGGCATCCATCAGTTTACTTTTGATTCTCTCGATACGCTCCGCATTGTCGTTGCGTTGATCATGCTGATTGTAGGGGCTATGAATTTATTTTTAGGAACTCGCAATTATTTCCGTTATCGTACAGCTTGGCAGGCGGAATTGAAAAAAGGGATATAA
- the pfkA gene encoding 6-phosphofructokinase: MQKFAVLTSGGDSPGMNAAVRAAVRRAHFHEVQMFGVYHGYEGLMRGDIKEMSLGSVGDIIQRGGTILYSARSEAFKTEAGQQRAVEQLRTHGIEGLIVIGGDGSFRGAQKLTEKGFPTIGVPGTIDNDIPCTDFTIGFDTALNTVVDAIDKIRDTATSHERTYIIEVMGRDAGDLALWAGLAAGAESIIIPEASQEMDDIIDRLHAGQRRGKKHSIIIVAEGVGTAASYAEAITKETGWETRVTVLGHIQRGGSPTAMDRMLASRMGAAAVDLLLEGKQDRMVGIQNNQIVDVDFQEALAKKHQLDLSIYQLARTLSI, translated from the coding sequence ATGCAAAAGTTTGCAGTTCTCACTAGCGGTGGAGATTCTCCTGGAATGAATGCCGCAGTCCGGGCGGCTGTACGTCGTGCTCATTTTCACGAAGTACAAATGTTTGGGGTTTACCACGGATACGAAGGACTGATGAGGGGAGATATCAAGGAGATGTCTCTGGGCTCTGTTGGGGATATTATTCAACGGGGAGGAACCATTCTCTACTCCGCTCGTAGTGAAGCGTTCAAGACGGAAGCTGGACAGCAAAGAGCGGTGGAGCAATTACGTACTCATGGAATTGAGGGTCTGATTGTCATTGGGGGAGACGGGTCGTTTCGCGGGGCACAGAAGCTGACTGAAAAAGGCTTCCCGACCATTGGCGTACCGGGTACGATTGATAATGATATTCCATGCACCGATTTCACGATCGGGTTTGATACGGCATTGAATACCGTTGTGGATGCGATCGATAAAATCCGCGATACAGCCACCTCGCATGAACGCACGTATATTATTGAAGTAATGGGGCGAGATGCTGGTGATCTGGCATTGTGGGCAGGTCTTGCAGCTGGTGCCGAGTCCATTATTATCCCGGAAGCGTCGCAGGAGATGGACGACATTATTGATCGTCTGCATGCTGGACAACGCCGTGGCAAAAAGCATTCCATCATCATTGTGGCGGAAGGGGTAGGAACTGCCGCTTCGTACGCTGAAGCGATCACGAAAGAGACAGGCTGGGAGACTCGCGTGACGGTACTGGGTCATATTCAACGCGGAGGTTCTCCTACTGCGATGGACCGAATGCTGGCGAGCCGAATGGGTGCTGCAGCTGTCGATTTGTTGCTGGAAGGCAAGCAGGATCGAATGGTTGGGATTCAGAACAACCAGATCGTTGATGTTGATTTTCAAGAAGCATTGGCGAAAAAGCATCAATTGGATTTATCCATTTATCAATTGGCGCGCACGCTATCTATATAA